The sequence GGTGGTGCACGTCCGGTCGACGCAGGTGAAATTGGCGCGTTCCTCGACCACCTGGAATCCCAGCCTGACCGACAGCACCACGGGCACCACGTAGGTCTTCTCCTGCAGCAGGATGGTGGCGATGACCGTGGCGTTGGGGGGGACCCGGGCCCGGACCTCCACCTCCCTGGCCACCTGGCGGCTCCAGCTCTCGGTCACCCCCTTCTCCACCTGGAAGCCGTGCTCCAGGTCCAGCCTGAGCTCCGAGCTCAGCGTGGCGAAGAATccccagtggaagtggtggaccGAGACGCCGAAGGTGACCCCCTGGCGCAGCACGGTGTGACGGGAGAAGGTGAAGGTCTCGCTGACCCCCAGCTCGCTGCCCACGCCGTGGGTCACCGTCAGCAGCTGCTCCAGAGGCGAGACGTTGCTCACCAGCAGCACGTCCAGCACCTCCCTCCCCACTGTGCTCTGGGCCTGGGCGCAGTCCAGCCTCACCCCTACCACCACAGGCCGGCCCTGCATCAGCGGGCACAGGTGGGACAGCACGTCGTTGAAAGAGCCAGGCCCGTAGGCCGAGTAGTCAAGCACCTGGCCCTGCAGCGCCAGCCTCTTGCGCCCCCTGTTGCCCCCATCGGAGCTGAGGACCCAGGCTCCGGCCTGCACCTCGTGCGAGGACACCTGGTTGTCCACGTCGCTGTAGGCCAGGTTGACCTCGCGCGAGAAGTTCCTCTGGGTGCCGGCCAGCCCCGTGTCGGTGTAGACCCGGATGGCGGGGTCCTCCAGGCTCTGCCGCACGGGCCAGGCCGCGGTAATGAGGCGGGAGAAGGACCCCAGGTCGGGATAGCAGCCCTCCTCGAAGACCTCCACGGCCTCGCCCGCGCAGTCGGGCGCCGCGCAGCAACGCCAGGGGGCGCCCGAGACCATCAGCGAGGCGGTGGCGTTGGCGAAGGCCCGGGCGGCCAGGTCCGTCTCGGCATCGTGCAGCGTCAGGCTGAGCCCCTCGAAGTCCACCAGCTCATACAGCACGACGCAGGGGCCGGAGAGGGCGCTCAGGTCGCACGGGTCACGGCGACGGATCGTGGTGCAGCTCTGCGTCCAGCTGGAGGGGATGggggacacagagacagagaggtgggtgggtgggtggtcaACAGAAGGAGGGGGTGTCGTCGGCCATCTTGGTGAGGGACAACTCTCCCCGTTGAGCTGGATGAG is a genomic window of Chiloscyllium plagiosum isolate BGI_BamShark_2017 unplaced genomic scaffold, ASM401019v2 scaf_47153, whole genome shotgun sequence containing:
- the LOC122545432 gene encoding epidermal differentiation-specific protein-like is translated as MAAPPLSTSTGRVVPHQDGCPTLIQLNGESCPSPRWPTTPPPSVDHPPTHLSVSVSPIPSSWTQSCTTIRRRDPCDLSALSGPCVVLYELVDFEGLSLTLHDAETDLAARAFANATASLMVSGAPWRCCAAPDCAGEAVEVFEEGCYPDLGSFSRLITAAWPVRQSLEDPAIRVYTDTGLAGTQRNFSREVNLAYSDVDNQVSSHEVQAGAWVLSSDGGNRGRKRLALQGQVLDYSAYGPGSFNDVLSHLCPLMQGRPVVVGVRLDCAQAQSTVGREVLDVLLVSNVSPLEQLLTVTHGVGSELGVSETFTFSRHTVLRQGVTFGVSVHHFHWGFFATLSSELRLDLEHGFQVEKGVTESWSRQVAREVEVRARVPPNATVIATILLQEKTYVVPVVLSVRLGFQVVEERANFTCVDRTCTTVEYEVQD